From a single Saccharomyces kudriavzevii IFO 1802 strain IFO1802 genome assembly, chromosome: 15 genomic region:
- the PHR1 gene encoding deoxyribodipyrimidine photo-lyase PHR1 (similar to Saccharomyces cerevisiae PHR1 (YOR386W)), with protein sequence MKRTIVSSPKAKVYKRSKLDVEHDFEQYHSVNKIYYPHPITRKGANQFNNKSRAKPMEMLEGLQKKHNMSFEGVNTVMHWFRNDLRLHDNVGLYNSVELFQQLKQKNESAKLCAVYIINEDDWKAHMDSGWKLKFIVEALKSLQKSLAELHIPLFVWEFHPPKGTLSDSKKFVEYFKEKCMQLSSGKGVIITANTEYQTDELYRDIRLSENEDQRLQLNFYHDSCIVAPGLLTTGKGTNYAVFTPWYKKWVLYVNKHKNSSSEICRIHQIESLKYNETFKLEPFQYSLPEEFVQYIPKSRWCLPDASEEAASSRLSDFLRTKGSKYNNEKDMLSLSGTSGLSVYITTGMISTRFIVNQSFQACNGQIMSKGLKDNSSIQNFIKEVAWRDFYRHCMCNWPYTSMGMPYRLDTVDIKWENDPVTFERWCIGNTGIPIVDAIMRKLLYTGYINNRSRMITASFLSKNLLIDWRWGERWFMKHLIDGDSSSNTGGWGFCSSTGIDAQPYFRVFNMDIQTKKYDPEMVFVKKWVPELCSSESEHPTNYPDPLVDLKRSRERALEVYKSAM encoded by the coding sequence ATGAAGAGAACTATCGTATCCTCCCCGAAAGCAAAAGTTTACAAACGGTCTAAATTGGATGTAGAACATGATTTTGAGCAATATCACTCGGTGAACAAGATATACTATCCGCATCCGATCACTAGGAAGGGTGCAAATCAATTTAACAATAAATCCAGAGCTAAACCCATGGAAATGCTGGAAGGACTGCAGAAGAAACACAATATGTCATTTGAAGGTGTCAACACTGTTATGCATTGGTTTAGGAACGATTTACGTTTACACGACAATGTAGGACTGTACAACAGTGTTGAACTATTCCAGcaattgaaacaaaaaaatgaaagcgCCAAATTATGCGCCGTCtatattatcaatgaagatgattgGAAAGCTCATATGGATAGTGGGTGGAAACTAAAGTTTATTGTAGAGGCATTGAAGAGTTTGCAGAAATCCCTAGCCGAATTACATATCCCTCTTTTTGTGTGGGAGTTTCATCCACCCAAAGGGACTTTATCCGACTCGAAAAAGTTTgttgaatatttcaaagaaaaatgtatGCAGTTAAGTTCAGGAAAAGGTGTGATAATCACTGCTAATACCGAATATCAAACTGATGAACTGTACCGTGATATTAGGTTATCTGAGAATGAAGACCAAAGACTGCAATTGAATTTCTACCATGACTCTTGCATCGTTGCTCCTGGCTTACTCACCACAGGCAAAGGCACTAACTATGCCGTATTTACGCCATGGTATAAAAAATGGGTGTTATATGTAAACAAGCACAAAAATAGTAGCTCTGAAATCTGTCGTATCCATCAAATCGAATCATTGAAATACAATGAAACGTTTAAGCTAGAACCATTCCAGTATTCGTTACCGGAAGAATTTGTTCAGTATATACCTAAGTCAAGATGGTGCCTACCAGATGCTTCCGAGGAGGCGGCTTCGTCTAGGTTAAGTGACTTCCTTAGAACGAAAGGCTCCaaatataataatgaaaaggacATGCTTTCTTTGAGTGGAACTTCCGGGCTTAGTGTATACATAACCACTGGTATGATCAGTACGAGATTTATAGTCAACCAATCTTTCCAAGCATgcaatggtcaaattatGTCAAAGGGACTCAAGGATAATTCCTCTATCcagaatttcatcaaagaaGTTGCGTGGAGAGATTTTTACAGGCATTGTATGTGCAATTGGCCGTACACATCTATGGGAATGCCTTATAGATTAGATACTGTGGACATAAAGTGGGAGAATGATCCTGTAACGTTTGAAAGATGGTGTATTGGCAATACGGGTATTCCTATAGTGGATGCCATAATGAGAAAATTATTATACACGGGTTACATCAACAACAGATCTAGAATGATCACAgcctcttttctttccaaaaatttactAATAGATTGGAGATGGGGCGAACGCTGGTTCATGAAGCATCTGATAGATGGCGATTCGTCGTCAAATACCGGTGGCTGGGGATTTTGTTCCAGTACGGGAATTGATGCTCAACCATACTTCAGAGTTTTCAATATGGATATacaaacaaagaaatatgACCCAGAGATGGTTTTTGTCAAGAAGTGGGTACCCGAACTGTGCTCTTCTGAAAGTGAACACCCAACAAATTATCCAGATCCCTTAGTTGATTTAAAGCGCAGTAGGGAGCGCGCTTTAGAGGTTTATAAAAGTGCAATGTGA
- the SKDI15G5210 gene encoding uncharacterized protein (similar to Saccharomyces cerevisiae YOR387C) codes for MSFLNIVTFFSVLVSVAIAARFDLTNVTCAGLHGPHCGTYVIEVVGQNGTFLGQSTFVGADALTESAGDAWARYLGQETRFLPKLTTIGSNETKNFSPLILTTNIKTCNPQSIGDAMVPFANTVSGEIEYNSWANTAVNSSSITGLVNQFLNATDYGVQVASCYPSFASVILSTPTVNIFGKDDTLPNYCSAIQFKAVCPPEAGFD; via the coding sequence ATGAGTTTTCTAAATATTGTTACCTTCTTTAGCGTTCTAGTTTCTGTTGCAATTGCCGCCAGATTTGATTTGACCAACGTCACTTGCGCTGGCTTACATGGACCACACTGTGGTACTTATGTTATTGAAGTCGTCGGACAAAACGGAACATTTTTGGGTCAATCTACGTTTGTTGGTGCTGACGCTTTAACCGAAAGTGCTGGCGATGCTTGGGCAAGATATTTGGGCCAGGAGACAAGATTCCTTCCAAAATTGACCACTATTGGTAGTAATGAGACCAAGAACTTCTCTCCACTCATTTTAACCACCAACATAAAGACGTGTAATCCCCAATCCATCGGTGATGCTATGGTTCCTTTTGCTAACACTGTTAGTGGTGAAATCGAATACAACTCTTGGGCTAATACTGCTGTCAACTCTTCTTCCATAACCGGTTTAGTTAACCAATTCCTAAACGCTACTGATTATGGTGTTCAAGTTGCGTCATGTTACCCAAGTTTTGCTTCTGTTATCTTAAGCACTCCAACTGTCAACATTTTCGGTAAGGATGATACATTGCCAAACTATTGTTCTGCCATTCAATTTAAGGCCGTTTGTCCACCAGAAGCTGGCTTTGACTGA
- the FDH1 gene encoding formate dehydrogenase (NAD+) gives MTKGKILLVLYEGGKHAEEQEKLLGCIENELGIRNFIEEQGYELITTTDKDPEPHSTVDRELKDAEIVITTPFFPAYISRTRIAEAPNLKLCITAGVGSDHVDLEAANERKITVTEVTGSNVVSVAEHVMTTILVLIRNYNGGHHQAINGEWDIAGVAKNEYDLEDKVISTVGAGRIGYRVLERLVAFNPKKLLYYDYQELPAEAINRLNEAGRLFNGRGDIVQRVEKLEDMVAQSDVVTINCPLHGDSRGLFNKELISHMKDGAYLVNTARGAICIAEDVAEAVKSGKLAGYGGDVWDKQPAPKDHPWRTMDNKDHVGNAMTVHISGTSLDAQKRYAQGVKNILNSYFSKKFDYRPQDVIVQNGTYATRAYGQK, from the coding sequence ATGACAAAGGGAAAGATTTTGCTAGTCCTTTACGAAGGCGGTAAGCATGCtgaagagcaagaaaaactaTTGGGGTGTATTGAAAACGAGCTTGGCAtcagaaatttcattgaagagCAGGGATATGAATTAATCACTACCACTGACAAGGATCCTGAGCCACACTCAACGGTGGACAGAGAACTGAAAGATGCCGAAATCGTCATTACTACGCCCTTCTTCCCGGCCTACATCTCGAGAACCAGGATTGCCGAAGCACCTAACTTGAAGCTTTGTATCACCGCTGGTGTCGGATCCGATCATGTCGATTTAGAAGCCGccaatgaaagaaaaatcacGGTGACCGAAGTCACTGGCTCCAATGTTGTCTCTGTCGCAGAGCACGTTATGACCACGATCTTGGTTTTGATAAGAAACTACAATGGAGGCCACCATCAGGCAATTAATGGCGAGTGGGACATCGCCGGCGTAGCCAAGAACGAATATGACCTAGAAGACAAAGTTATCTCAACTGTGGGTGCCGGTAGAATTGGATACAGGGTTCTCGAAAGATTGGTCGCATTCAATCCTAAGAAGCTGCTTTATTATGACTATCAAGAACTACCTGCCGAAGCGATCAACCGATTGAACGAGGCTGGTAGGCTTTTCAACGGTAGAGGCGACATTGTCCAAAGAGTGGAAAAATTAGAGGATATGGTTGCCCAGTCGGACGTTGTCACCATCAACTGCCCATTGCATGGGGATTCCAGGGGTTTGTTCAACAAAGAGCTCATTTCCCACATGAAGGACGGTGCATATCTGGTGAACACCGCCAGAGGTGCCATTTGCATCGCCGAAGATGTTGCTGAGGCCGTAAAGTCTGGCAAATTGGCGGGCTACGGTGGTGATGTCTGGGACAAACAACCAGCGCCTAAGGATCATCCCTGGAGAACCATGGACAACAAGGACCACGTAGGAAATGCAATGACGGTTCACATTAGTGGTACGTCCTTGGACGCTCAAAAGAGATACGCTCAGGGTGTAAAGAACATCTTGAACAGTTACttctccaaaaaatttgactACCGTCCACAGGACGTAATTGTTCAGAACGGTACCTACGCCACAAGAGCCTATGGACAGAAATAA
- the SKDI15G5230 gene encoding uncharacterized protein has translation MNFHRRSVSVTIGVLLIVVLCFCWKIFGSYGAISTELPRNVSAIKAAGAGAPVIRWDNYEEFVRDIDFENSTAVFNSIRAALRQSPSDIHPVGVSYFPAVIPKGTLMYHAGSKVPTTFEWLAMDHEFSYSFGLRSPSYGRKSLERRRGRPGNGTHGDRPKGTPPNEHDRSSQIMLTYRAVRDLNKFLYLDGASAAKTDSGEMDTQLMLSNVIKKKLNLPDDDENGRMAERLYASRICKWGKPLGLDGIIRVEVGFEVILCDFAADNVELVSNIEMVYPNQYLGLPSPTVISKEEGWPLDEDGKLLEDHLTDDQKAILEREDGWEQVLSGFNAAKSFNWLRAGAAHDHGEHRIHLDYRHFVSGINRTYITPDPNNRRLLSDGMTWEKQLEMVNDLEKVLEVGFDATQSMDWQLALDELVTKFAPLLKSISNILNTDGDINESVAINTTALTLNFCLRFEATTNTSDQFGTGKNFALYQYVSPYQDLKTDADFLIWSSTVKVVREIVDVIYQVNELLVPEVHSILRDNKTSSDLAEHVGTARSAVDDLIESLGWIELNYRCERQCNWDEVCYTPSWGPSPMGMTDPGSHDGGFGTHFDESRQRLVIDSDLQCISVNNLLANHKF, from the coding sequence ATGAATTTTCATCGCCGGAGTGTATCCGTCACCATAGGTGTACTGCTGATTGTGGTGCTTTGCTTTTGCTGGAAAATATTTGGATCTTACGGTGCAATATCAACGGAACTACCACGTAATGTGTCTGCCATCAAAGCTGCAGGCGCAGGTGCGCCTGTTATACGATGGGACAACTACGAAGAGTTTGTTAGAGACATTGATTTCGAGAACAGCACAGCCGTCTTCAATTCCATCCGTGCTGCCTTGAGACAATCTCCATCTGATATCCATCCAGTCGGCGTGTCTTATTTCCCCGCTGTGATTCCCAAGGGCACTCTAATGTACCATGCCGGATCAAAGGTACCAACTACTTTTGAGTGGTTAGCCATGGACCACGAGTTCAGTTACTCTTTTGGCTTGAGATCCCCATCCTATGGAAGAAAGTCTTTGGAAAGAAGGCGCGGAAGACCCGGTAATGGTACACATGGTGATCGTCCAAAAGGAACACCGCCAAACGAACACGACCGGAGTTCACAAATTATGCTCACTTATAGAGCGGTACGGGACCTAAACAAATTTCTCTACCTTGACGGTGCTTCTGCTGCGAAGACAGACTCGGGAGAAATGGACACGCAGCTAATGCTGTCCAATGTtattaagaaaaaattgaatcttccggatgatgatgaaaacggGCGTATGGCAGAGCGACTCTATGCCTCCAGGATATGTAAGTGGGGGAAACCACTTGGGCTCGATGGCATTATCAGGGTAGAGGTTGGCTTTGAGGTTATTTTGTGTGATTTTGCGGCTGATAATGTCGAGCTCGTGTCCAATATAGAAATGGTCTATCCGAATCAGTACCTAGGCTTGCCGTCGCCTACAGTAATTTCAAAGGAAGAGGGCTGGCCACTAGATGAAGACGGAAAGTTGCTTGAAGATCACTTAACAGATGACCAAAAAGCGATTCTTGAAAGGGAAGATGGATGGGAGCAAGTTTTGTCTGGCTTCAACGCTGCCAAGAGCTTTAATTGGTTGAGGGCGGGTGCGGCACATGATCATGGGGAGCATCGAATCCATCTTGATTACAGGCACTTTGTGAGTGGAATAAACAGGACTTATATTACTCCTGATCCTAATAACCGAAGATTACTCAGTGATGGAATGACATGGGAAAAGCAATTGGAGATGGTTAATGATCTAGAGAAAGTATTGGAAGTGGGGTTTGATGCCACCCAAAGCATGGATTGGCAGCTAGCGTTGGACGAACTTGTTACTAAGTTTGCGCCATTGCTGAAATCTATTAGTAATATTCTAAACACCGATGGTGATATTAACGAGTCAGTCGCAATCAATACAACAGCACTCACTTTGAACTTTTGTCTAAGATTCGAGGCCACAACGAATACCAGCGATCAATTCGGTACTGGAAAGAACTTTGCCCTCTACCAATATGTGAGTCCATATCAGGATTTGAAGACCGACGCAGATTTTCTGATTTGGTCATCCACCGTCAAAGTTGTTAGAGAAATCGTTGATGTCATTTATCAAGTTAATGAGTTACTGGTCCCCGAAgttcattcaattttgaGGGATAACAAAACATCCAGTGACCTAGCAGAACACGTTGGAACTGCTCGCTCCGCTGTTGATGACTTGATCGAGTCTCTGGGGTGGATTGAGTTGAACTACCGCTGTGAGAGACAGTGTAATTGGGATGAAGTCTGCTATACTCCTTCGTGGGGTCCATCCCCAATGGGCATGACAGACCCTGGGTCACATGACGGGGGATTTGGGACGCACTTTGACGAATCTCGCCAGAGGCTGGTTATTGACAGCGACCTGCAATGCATTAGCGTAAACAATTTGCTAGCAAATCACAAATTTTAG